A genomic region of Pseudoalteromonas piscicida contains the following coding sequences:
- the atpD gene encoding F0F1 ATP synthase subunit beta, whose protein sequence is MSLGKVVQIIGAVVDIEFPQDNVPAVYDALKVTEGDLAGLTLEVQQQLGGGVVRGIALGSTDGLRRGTPVQGTAEPIKVPVGTATLGRIMNVLGDAIDEAGPIGEEERWSIHRAAPSYEDQSNSVELLETGIKVIDLVCPFAKGGKVGLFGGAGVGKTVNMMELIRNIAIEHSGYSVFAGVGERTREGNDFYHEMNDSNVLDKVSLVYGQMNEPPGNRLRVALTGLTMAEKFRDEGRDVLFFVDNIYRYTLAGTEVSALLGRMPSAVGYQPTLAEEMGVLQERIASTKTGSITSIQAVYVPADDLTDPSPATTFAHLDATVVLSRDIASLGIYPAVDPLDSTSRQLDPQVIGQEHYDTARGVQTILQRYKELKDIIAILGMDELSDEDKQVVSRARKIQRFLSQPFFVAEVFTGAPGKYVSLKDTISGFKGILNGDYDDMPEQAFYMVGSIDEAIDKAKNM, encoded by the coding sequence ATGAGTTTAGGTAAGGTCGTCCAAATTATCGGCGCCGTTGTGGACATCGAGTTTCCACAAGACAACGTGCCAGCCGTATATGACGCACTAAAAGTTACAGAAGGCGACTTAGCTGGTTTGACACTAGAAGTGCAACAGCAGCTAGGTGGCGGTGTGGTACGTGGTATCGCACTAGGTAGTACTGACGGTCTACGTCGTGGTACTCCAGTACAAGGTACAGCTGAGCCAATCAAGGTTCCAGTTGGTACAGCAACACTAGGTCGTATCATGAACGTACTTGGTGACGCGATTGACGAAGCGGGTCCTATCGGTGAAGAAGAGCGTTGGTCTATTCACCGTGCAGCACCATCATACGAAGATCAGAGCAACTCTGTTGAACTTCTAGAGACTGGTATCAAGGTTATCGACCTTGTATGTCCATTCGCTAAAGGTGGTAAAGTTGGTCTATTCGGTGGTGCGGGTGTAGGTAAAACCGTAAACATGATGGAACTTATCCGTAACATCGCAATCGAGCACAGTGGTTACTCAGTATTCGCAGGTGTTGGTGAGCGTACTCGTGAGGGTAATGACTTCTACCATGAGATGAACGACTCAAACGTACTAGACAAAGTATCTCTAGTATATGGTCAGATGAACGAGCCACCGGGTAACCGTCTACGTGTTGCACTAACTGGTCTAACAATGGCTGAGAAGTTCCGTGACGAAGGTCGTGACGTACTATTCTTCGTAGATAACATCTACCGTTATACACTAGCAGGTACTGAAGTATCAGCACTTCTAGGTCGTATGCCTTCAGCAGTAGGTTACCAGCCTACACTAGCTGAAGAAATGGGTGTTCTACAGGAGCGTATCGCATCAACTAAGACAGGTTCAATCACTTCAATCCAAGCGGTATACGTACCTGCGGATGACTTGACTGACCCATCTCCAGCAACAACGTTTGCTCACTTAGATGCGACAGTAGTACTTTCTCGTGATATCGCGTCTCTAGGTATCTACCCTGCGGTAGACCCTCTAGATTCAACTTCACGTCAGCTTGACCCACAAGTTATCGGTCAAGAGCACTACGACACAGCACGTGGCGTTCAGACAATTCTTCAGCGTTATAAAGAGCTGAAAGACATCATCGCAATTCTAGGTATGGACGAGCTATCTGACGAAGATAAGCAAGTTGTATCTCGTGCACGTAAGATCCAGCGTTTCCTATCTCAGCCATTCTTCGTTGCTGAGGTATTTACAGGTGCACCTGGTAAATACGTATCTCTTAAAGACACAATCTCTGGCTTTAAGGGCATCCTAAACGGTGATTACGATGATATGCCTGAGCAGGCATTCTACATGGTTGGCTCAATCGACGAAGCGATCGATAAAGCTAAAAACATGTAA
- the atpG gene encoding F0F1 ATP synthase subunit gamma → MASGKEIKSKIGSIKNTQKITSAMEMVAASKMKKAQERVASSRPYAENLRKVIGRVAQANLDFHHPFLEERDVKRVGYIVISTDRGLCGGLNSNEFKRVAKDVKAWKEKGVEASFATLGSKAAGFFRRFGGSLEAKKAGLGDAPSIQDVIGPVKVMLDAYEEGKIDRLFVVYNKFVNTMKQEPVIDQLLPLPKAEEEVSAHAWDYLYEPSPEAILETLIVRFIESQVYQGVVENAASDQAARMVAMKAATDNAGGLIDELQLVYNKARQAAITQEISEIVSGSAAV, encoded by the coding sequence ATGGCCAGCGGAAAAGAGATAAAAAGCAAGATCGGGAGTATCAAGAATACTCAAAAGATCACCAGCGCAATGGAGATGGTTGCCGCTTCTAAAATGAAGAAGGCACAAGAACGCGTAGCGTCTAGTCGTCCATACGCTGAAAACTTACGCAAAGTGATCGGTCGTGTTGCTCAGGCTAATCTTGATTTCCATCACCCGTTCCTAGAAGAACGTGATGTGAAACGAGTTGGTTATATCGTTATCTCTACAGACCGTGGTCTTTGTGGTGGCTTAAACTCAAACGAGTTTAAGCGTGTAGCGAAAGACGTGAAAGCGTGGAAAGAAAAAGGTGTTGAGGCGTCGTTCGCAACACTAGGTAGCAAAGCTGCTGGTTTCTTTAGACGTTTTGGTGGTTCGCTTGAAGCCAAAAAGGCAGGGCTGGGAGATGCACCTTCAATTCAGGACGTAATTGGTCCTGTAAAAGTAATGCTAGATGCATACGAAGAAGGAAAAATTGACCGCTTATTCGTTGTGTACAACAAGTTTGTCAACACAATGAAACAAGAGCCTGTTATCGATCAGTTATTACCTTTGCCAAAAGCTGAAGAAGAAGTATCAGCTCACGCTTGGGATTACTTATATGAGCCAAGCCCAGAGGCGATTTTAGAGACACTAATTGTGCGCTTTATTGAGTCTCAGGTTTACCAAGGCGTAGTTGAGAATGCTGCCTCTGATCAAGCTGCCCGTATGGTTGCGATGAAAGCCGCAACAGATAACGCAGGTGGCCTGATTGATGAGCTACAGCTGGTATACAACAAGGCACGTCAAGCCGCAATCACACAAGAAATCAGTGAGATTGTGAGCGGTTCGGCTGCCGTGTAA